A region from the Sutcliffiella horikoshii genome encodes:
- the xerC gene encoding tyrosine recombinase XerC has protein sequence MQNVNVPLISFLEYLQIEKNYSKYTIVFYQKDIEDFFDFMKEEAISSINEVTHTEARMYLTRLHQKKYARKSVARKTSSLRSFYKFLLREEKVEQNPFTSVSLPKQEKRLPQFLYSEELDKLFAVSDLETPLGQRNQAILELLYATGIRISECCHIQIQDIDFQVGTILVTGKGNKQRYIPFGSFAQDAIKTYLEDGRKSLLEKQKTPNSTKHLFLNFRGGALTPRGVRLILNDMVQQACSTLHISPHMLRHTFATHMLNEGADLRVVQELLGHASLSSTQIYTHVTKEHLQKTYNQFHPRA, from the coding sequence ATGCAAAATGTTAACGTTCCATTAATTTCTTTTCTAGAATATTTACAAATTGAAAAAAATTACTCAAAATATACTATTGTATTTTATCAGAAGGATATTGAAGATTTTTTTGATTTTATGAAAGAGGAAGCCATTTCAAGCATTAATGAAGTCACTCATACAGAAGCACGTATGTATTTAACCAGGCTGCATCAAAAGAAATACGCACGAAAATCGGTTGCAAGAAAAACATCAAGCTTACGCAGCTTCTATAAGTTTCTACTGCGGGAGGAAAAAGTGGAGCAAAACCCTTTTACCAGTGTTTCCTTGCCAAAACAGGAAAAGCGACTTCCACAGTTCCTCTACAGTGAAGAGCTTGATAAGTTGTTTGCTGTATCAGATCTGGAAACACCATTAGGTCAGAGGAATCAAGCCATTTTGGAATTGCTCTATGCAACTGGCATCCGAATTAGTGAATGTTGTCACATTCAAATACAAGATATTGACTTTCAAGTCGGTACCATCCTTGTCACTGGAAAAGGGAATAAACAGCGTTATATCCCGTTTGGAAGTTTTGCACAAGATGCAATAAAGACCTATTTGGAAGACGGCCGCAAGTCACTGCTTGAAAAGCAAAAAACACCTAATTCCACCAAGCATCTTTTTCTTAATTTCCGTGGAGGTGCTCTAACCCCACGCGGTGTAAGGCTAATACTTAATGACATGGTACAACAGGCATGTTCAACCTTACATATTAGTCCACATATGCTCAGGCATACTTTTGCCACGCATATGTTAAATGAAGGAGCAGACCTTCGTGTTGTGCAAGAATTGCTCGGACATGCCAGTTTATCATCCACCCAAATCTATACACATGTGACAAAAGAACATTTACAAAAGACGTATAATCAATTTCATCCTCGTGCATGA
- the hslV gene encoding ATP-dependent protease subunit HslV has protein sequence MSSFHATTIFAVQHKGQCAMSGDGQVTFGNAVVMKHTARKVRKLFNGRILAGFAGSVADAFTLFEMFEAKLEEYNGNIQRSAVELAKEWRSDKVLRKLEAMLIVMDESSMLLVSGTGEVIEPDDGILAIGSGGNYALSAGRALKRYAGEHMTAREIAKASLETAGEICVYTNDNIIVEEL, from the coding sequence ATGTCATCATTTCATGCTACCACGATATTTGCAGTCCAACATAAAGGACAATGCGCAATGTCTGGTGACGGTCAGGTTACCTTTGGAAACGCAGTTGTCATGAAGCATACAGCACGAAAAGTGCGCAAGCTTTTTAACGGAAGGATCCTTGCAGGTTTTGCCGGATCTGTGGCAGATGCATTTACCTTGTTCGAGATGTTTGAGGCAAAGCTTGAGGAATATAACGGCAATATCCAACGCTCAGCAGTTGAGCTTGCCAAAGAATGGCGTAGCGATAAAGTGTTGAGAAAGTTGGAAGCCATGTTGATTGTAATGGATGAGTCGAGCATGTTGTTAGTTTCCGGAACGGGTGAAGTCATTGAACCTGATGACGGAATACTTGCGATTGGTTCAGGCGGGAACTATGCACTTTCTGCAGGCCGTGCTTTAAAACGATATGCCGGTGAGCATATGACAGCACGTGAGATAGCAAAGGCCTCCTTGGAAACTGCAGGAGAAATTTGCGTGTACACTAATGACAATATCATTGTAGAAGAACTATAG
- the hslU gene encoding HslU--HslV peptidase ATPase subunit: MSTKLTPRQIVDMLDQYIVGQTNAKKAVAVALRNRYRRSLLKGSLRDEVVPKNILMIGPTGVGKTEIARRIAKLVGAPFIKVEATKFTEVGYVGRDVESMVRDLVETSVRLVKEEKMASVKEKALENANKRLVELLVPGKQKNASYKNPLEMFFGGNANSNDTDEQEKQEEVSIKEQRRRMAHQLALGELEDRYVTVEVEEQQGSMFDMLQGSGMEQMGMNMQDALSNLMPKKKKKRKLTVREARPVLAHEEAQKLIDMDEVTQEAVNRAEQNGIIFIDEIDKIAKKNSGSSADVSREGVQRDILPIVEGSTVVTKYGQVKTDHVLFISAGAFHIAKPSDLIPELQGRFPIRVELTKLSIDDFVRILVEPDNALLKQYTALLETEGIKVEFSDDAIRKLAEVAFQVNQDTDNIGARRLHTILEKLLEDLSFEAPDINLEKIVITPKYVDEKLGNIVKNKDLSQFIL, encoded by the coding sequence ATGAGTACAAAATTGACCCCTAGGCAAATAGTAGATATGCTCGATCAATATATTGTAGGTCAAACAAATGCGAAAAAGGCTGTTGCGGTTGCACTGAGAAACAGATATAGAAGAAGTCTCCTCAAAGGCAGTCTTCGTGATGAAGTAGTCCCTAAAAACATCCTGATGATCGGTCCGACTGGTGTCGGAAAAACTGAAATAGCCCGCAGAATTGCCAAACTTGTAGGTGCACCATTTATCAAAGTAGAAGCAACGAAGTTTACAGAAGTTGGCTATGTAGGCCGTGATGTTGAATCGATGGTACGTGATTTGGTGGAAACATCCGTCCGTCTTGTAAAAGAAGAAAAGATGGCGAGTGTGAAAGAAAAAGCCTTGGAAAATGCAAACAAACGCTTGGTGGAACTTCTTGTTCCCGGCAAGCAAAAAAACGCGTCCTATAAAAATCCGCTTGAAATGTTTTTTGGAGGAAATGCTAACTCCAATGACACGGATGAGCAGGAAAAGCAAGAAGAAGTATCTATCAAAGAACAAAGAAGAAGAATGGCCCATCAACTTGCCTTGGGAGAACTCGAAGACCGTTATGTAACGGTGGAAGTGGAAGAACAGCAAGGGTCCATGTTTGACATGTTGCAAGGCTCGGGTATGGAACAAATGGGCATGAACATGCAAGATGCCCTAAGCAATCTTATGCCAAAGAAAAAAAAGAAAAGAAAGCTGACTGTCCGTGAGGCAAGACCAGTACTTGCACATGAAGAAGCGCAAAAACTGATTGATATGGATGAAGTGACACAAGAAGCTGTAAATCGGGCAGAACAAAATGGAATCATCTTCATAGATGAAATCGATAAAATCGCTAAAAAGAACAGCGGTTCTTCTGCAGATGTATCCCGTGAAGGAGTTCAGCGTGATATACTCCCTATCGTGGAAGGATCAACGGTCGTAACAAAATACGGCCAAGTAAAGACAGATCACGTTCTATTCATTTCGGCAGGTGCCTTCCATATCGCCAAGCCGTCTGATCTCATACCGGAATTGCAAGGTCGTTTTCCGATTCGTGTGGAATTGACCAAACTTTCAATAGATGACTTTGTAAGAATTTTAGTGGAACCAGATAATGCATTACTTAAACAATATACGGCATTATTGGAAACGGAAGGTATAAAAGTCGAATTTTCTGACGATGCTATTCGTAAACTAGCTGAAGTAGCGTTTCAGGTGAACCAGGATACCGATAATATCGGTGCTCGACGTCTTCACACTATTCTAGAAAAGCTGTTGGAGGACCTGTCATTTGAAGCACCTGATATCAATTTAGAGAAAATCGTCATCACACCAAAATATGTGGACGAAAAACTAGGTAATATCGTAAAAAATAAAGATTTAAGCCAATTTATCTTATAG